The sequence below is a genomic window from Halosegnis marinus.
CAGCAACGACAAGCACATCGAATTCAGCATCACTCGCGTCCGTGAAGCTCGGCACGTTCACCGACAGGGGGTACAGCTGCTCGATCGTGAACCCCGCATCACAGACGGTGTCAACCAGTGTACCCCACGCTGCCGCGTCGGTGTAGCGATACGTGAAGGCGAGGAGGCCATCATCGGCGAGCTGGCGCTCCATCGTCGCGAAGGCCTCGGCGAGATCGGCTTCAAAGTCGGATGCGCATTGCTCTGTGAACGGATTCTCGACGATGCTACCCGTGCGTGGGGTCAGCGCCGGCGCAAACGCCTCGTAGCGATCGCCCAGGAGCTGCCGTTGCCAGACGTAGAAGTAGTCGGCGAGATCCGCATACAGGAGCTGGTCGTAGTAAGGCGGGTCCGTGATGATCAGATCCACCGGTTCCGAGAGCTCGACATCTCGCATATCGGCTTGGTGGAGCTCACTATCGGTCTTGATGGGCGTGGTGAACCTCGCGGTTGCAGTATCGCCCTCTGGTGTCAGGTACCGATCCGTGGGGGCATGCGCGTACTCGATGCCATCGCGAACCATCTGGACCGATTTTCGGAACGTGCCCATCCCGTAATCAGTCCCCCACGGATTGGCCTCGGCTGGACGAGTGACGGGGTCGAACGTGTTCGTCTGGAACAGATCGTTGATGTGGTTCTTAGAGGCCTGGTAGCCGACGAGCATCGTGTTGAATCGGAGCATATCAGAAAAGGCGAGCAAGAGATACTCCTGGATGAGCGGCTCCTCGACGTCGTCGATCGCGCGAAGCAGCGTGGCAAGCGCGAGGAGCTGCCGGTCGTTGTAGCAGTCCGTCCACGCTGTGTACCCGTGTTGGAACAGATCGTTGCCGGAGATCGATGATGCGGCCGTGATCGCTCCTTCGGGAATCGGGTCATCTGGTACATACTCACGAAGCTCATCGCTGGCGGCCCACTCGTCGGCGGCTGTCTCGTAGCGCTCGCGATCGGCGTCTGAGGCGGCCTTGTACCCTTTCGCGGGGGAGTCGCGATCGCCATCACACGTCGGACAGTAGTACTCGATCGCGTAGAGACGCTGGCTGTAGCCGCCCTGCTCGGCGACCGCATCGGTCACGGGGTACCGTTGGCCGCAGTGACGGCAGGCGTACTCGCCGCCTCCAACGGTCCCCGCCGACGGGT
It includes:
- a CDS encoding DNA methyltransferase — its product is MTQSPFSDRRVANGRYDHKGEYLVHCPDCEALVYTDDWEAETTCTDCETTFDPSAGTVGGGEYACRHCGQRYPVTDAVAEQGGYSQRLYAIEYYCPTCDGDRDSPAKGYKAASDADRERYETAADEWAASDELREYVPDDPIPEGAITAASSISGNDLFQHGYTAWTDCYNDRQLLALATLLRAIDDVEEPLIQEYLLLAFSDMLRFNTMLVGYQASKNHINDLFQTNTFDPVTRPAEANPWGTDYGMGTFRKSVQMVRDGIEYAHAPTDRYLTPEGDTATARFTTPIKTDSELHQADMRDVELSEPVDLIITDPPYYDQLLYADLADYFYVWQRQLLGDRYEAFAPALTPRTGSIVENPFTEQCASDFEADLAEAFATMERQLADDGLLAFTYRYTDAAAWGTLVDTVCDAGFTIEQLYPLSVNVPSFTDASDAEFDVLVVAVPRVEQPTPTSWRALRREMHRDVGELRETLERERSLSQGERGVLELGACLRRYSEHAGRIEQDGEPMDARAVVEAMFTLIEDAGELTATDIFLDLLDDMPDDIAAVHDSIRGTNVDMDTLQQRRLIIESPEGPQLGTWDAPARIRYVDHCVANETNVTPLVKLQFLRRRFERGESLQPQLDAWRDDEGLQALASRLADATGDETYRRLLAERDTTDL